The following is a genomic window from Serratia ficaria.
GTTATCGACGGCGACGGGGCCACCGATGCTGACCACCAGCGCCTGCGGAAAATCTTTGGCGAAGTAGCTGCCGATCTCGCCCATCGCCACCGGATTGTCGCCCACGCCGTGAAACAACAGGATCAGCTGTGCAGCCGGCGCGGCCGGGCTTTGTACAACAAAATGCTCATGTTTCATCGATGACTCCTCAGGTTGATGGGTTACCGCCCGGCGCGCCCCGGACCACGGCCCTTCACTATACGCCGTTGAGATCGCAGGAAAATCGGGTTTTATTGAGCGACTTCTTCAATTTATTGCAACGATTGCGACCAACCGCGCCAATAGCGGCAGTGCTGCGCGTCAAGCTGCTCCAGCGCCTGCGCCGCCTCGTGTCGCCAAAGGCGCAACAGCGCTTTCTGGCCGCTGACGCCGAACTGCGCGGCGCACGCCGCCGGCGCCCATTGCCGCTGCAAATGCCGGCGCAGCGCCGGCAACGGCAGCTCGCTGGCCATCAGCAGGCGTTGCAGCGCACCCAGGCTGGCTTCCAGCGGGCGATGGGCGAAGGCGAAACCGGCCAGTTCGCGCCAGTCGTCCTCCCCCAGCTGCGGGTCGCCGTCGTCGCCGGGAATTTCCGGCTGCAGATCGATGCGCTGCTGCAGCCAGCGCCAGTCGCGCGCCAAACGCTTGTGCGCCGCATGCCGCAGCGCCTCGCCCTGCTCGCTCAGCGGCAGAATGGCCATCGCGGTGTAGCAGCCGCTGCTGGCCTCCGGCTTGCTGCCAATGCGCGCCAGCTCAAAGCCGCAGGATTGCCAGAAGCGCCACAGCGGTTCGGTATAGCCGAAGCTGACCGAGAGAAAGTCCAGCCCCTGCACCCGACGGCGCTGCTCCTCTATCATACGGCGGGCGATGCCCTGCCGCCGCAGCGCAGGCAACACCGCAATGCGCGTAATGCGCCGTGAACGCAGCGTCGGCGCCCACCACTGGCCGCCATGCGCCGCCAGCGACTGCGCCACCAGATTGCCGCGCGGCCGCCGCCGTCCGGCCCAAACCTCGTGCGCCAGTTCGGCGCTCAGGCCGCCCTCGTCCGCCAGCCACAGCGCGCCGACCACCTCCCGCTCCGCCTGCGCCAGCGCAAAATGCATGCCGGGCGCATCCATCAAGCGGCGCAGATCCAGCGGCGAGGTGCGGTAGTGCGCGCTGCTCAACAGGGCATAAAAACGCGCCAGCCGCTGCGGCTCCGCGCACAGTTCACGCTGTTCCGCCTGGCAGAAGCTCACCGCTTGCCCGGCCGGCCGCCATTCCGGCAGCTCATTGAACAACAACGCATGGTCTATCACCCGTTCCAGCGCGTCGCCCTGCGCCCAGCGCATCGGCTGTTGCAGGCTCAGCGGGTGAAACGCCGGCAGGCCGGCGCAAAACTTCAGTAAAAATCCACGTCCGGTGCCCTCGTAGCCCTGAACCGTGGTGGTTAACAGCACCCGCGGGAAATGGCTGACCAACTGCTGCAACAGCGGGCCGGGAATGGCGGCCGCTTCATCCACCAGCAGCCAGCCCGCCCGGCTGACGCGGTGCTCGCGGCAATGCGCCAACAGCGCATCGGGCGCCCAAAACTGCGCGCGGCCCTGCGCCCACTCGGCGGCGACGTCGGTCGCGGCCCGGCTCGGCCCGGTGATCCAACAGGTCAGCGGCGAATTCGCCACCAGCATGCCCGCCAGCGTCGACTTGCCGCGGCCGCGCGCGGCGGTCAACACCCAGATGCCGGACTCGGCCTTCAGCAACTGCGTCAATATCGCCTGCTGTTCGACGGTAGGCAAACCGGAAGGCGGCCGCCAGCGCGCCCGCTCGGGCAGCGGCGCCAGCGACAGGGCCTCATCCTGGCGCCAGAGCGTCACTTCGCCGTCGGCGGCCAGGTGGCGCTGCAGGTGCTGAATAAAATGCGGGGTGGTGATCGGCTGCGGGCAATCGCTCCAGCGCAGGCTGTCGGCGTCCGGCAACTGGTGCCACCGTCGCCAGGGCGGGGTCAGCAGCAGCAGCCAGCTGCCGGCGCGCAGCGCGCCCGACAGCGCCGCCAGCGCCTCGACATCCAGCCCCTGGGTGGCGTCAAACACCGCATGCAGCCGCTCCTGCCCCAACAGCTGGCGCACCGCGCCGCTCGCCAGCGCCGGCACCTCGGGCGGCGGAGCGTCGCCGACCCACGGCCAATCGCCCGGCAGCGTCGCGGCCAGTTGCCGCGCCTGCTGTCGGCACCATTCCGCTTCGCCGCTGAGCACCAGTAAACGCCTGATGCCCTGCTGCCGCATACGTTGTTGCATTGCCTGTAACATCAGAATCCA
Proteins encoded in this region:
- a CDS encoding tRNA(Met) cytidine acetyltransferase TmcA, whose product is MLQAMQQRMRQQGIRRLLVLSGEAEWCRQQARQLAATLPGDWPWVGDAPPPEVPALASGAVRQLLGQERLHAVFDATQGLDVEALAALSGALRAGSWLLLLTPPWRRWHQLPDADSLRWSDCPQPITTPHFIQHLQRHLAADGEVTLWRQDEALSLAPLPERARWRPPSGLPTVEQQAILTQLLKAESGIWVLTAARGRGKSTLAGMLVANSPLTCWITGPSRAATDVAAEWAQGRAQFWAPDALLAHCREHRVSRAGWLLVDEAAAIPGPLLQQLVSHFPRVLLTTTVQGYEGTGRGFLLKFCAGLPAFHPLSLQQPMRWAQGDALERVIDHALLFNELPEWRPAGQAVSFCQAEQRELCAEPQRLARFYALLSSAHYRTSPLDLRRLMDAPGMHFALAQAEREVVGALWLADEGGLSAELAHEVWAGRRRPRGNLVAQSLAAHGGQWWAPTLRSRRITRIAVLPALRRQGIARRMIEEQRRRVQGLDFLSVSFGYTEPLWRFWQSCGFELARIGSKPEASSGCYTAMAILPLSEQGEALRHAAHKRLARDWRWLQQRIDLQPEIPGDDGDPQLGEDDWRELAGFAFAHRPLEASLGALQRLLMASELPLPALRRHLQRQWAPAACAAQFGVSGQKALLRLWRHEAAQALEQLDAQHCRYWRGWSQSLQ